In one Watersipora subatra chromosome 6, tzWatSuba1.1, whole genome shotgun sequence genomic region, the following are encoded:
- the LOC137398722 gene encoding uncharacterized protein, with product MADFTTTTGSPPAMGGEVIPMQVERDEENGEYYASQKQQKQVTAIVACEGNQRIGMVPKEVSFDPHNYEYYKDCIQNFGGRMPQQVEYDKDNVEYRLFGVRAPKIMFLKPVKLDTHLKVLNPDK from the coding sequence CTATGGGAGGAGAGGTAATTCCAATGCAGGTTGAACGAGATGAAGAGAATGGCGAGTACTATGCAAGCCAGAAACAGCAAAAGCAAGTGACAGCAATCGTAGCCTGTGAAGGCAATCAACGAATAGGGATGGTACCGAAGGAGGTTAGCTTCGACCCTCACAACTATGAGTATTACAAGGATTGCATTCAAAACTTCGGAGGACGGATGCCACAACAAGTGGAGTATGACAAAGACAACGTGGAGTATCGACTCTTTGGGGTTAGAGCACCGAAAATTATGTTTCTTAAACCAGTGAAGCTCGATACGCACCTGAAGGTTCTGAACCCGGATAAATAA